A stretch of Lachancea thermotolerans CBS 6340 chromosome D complete sequence DNA encodes these proteins:
- the PRM4 gene encoding pheromone-regulated protein PRM4 (some similarities with uniprot|Q12498 Saccharomyces cerevisiae YPL156C PRM4 Pheromone-regulated protein predicted to have 1 transmembrane segment transcriptionally regulated by Ste12p during mating and by Cat8p during the diauxic shift): protein MGFRVASGRVSSRSSHAVSCAVALLLILGFVALTSSDTVRLYGSLANARDAEPAASATASAAASGASKHAGSHGRSHSRAEAAAKPSASAEAGPRAVEQIFSDIRLEISDNSGVATRVATRAEIVRSEVVHGPRNYRPPSADFDPAANFQEILSASPVVLFVDSAQDSERLRALLQRDYEVSPAPAVVDLEKHSRGAQLETYIRYYRTKPASATAVPRQPPYLFVNGNSVINSDFQSDIQDLHAQNELLAKLKTVAEGNVMFARNNAPSNS from the coding sequence ATGGGATTCCGAGTCGCTTCCGGCAGAGTCTCTTCGCGGTCGTCGCACGCGGTGTCGTGCGCCGTCGCACTGCTGCTGATCCTGGGATTCGTCGCGCTCACTAGCAGCGACACGGTCCGTCTGTATGGATCGCTGGCGAACGCGCGGGACGCGGAGCCAGCGGCGTCGGCGACGGCGTCGGCGGCGGCCTCAGGGGCCAGCAAGCACGCCGGCTCGCACGGTCGCTCACACTCGCGGGCCGAGGCTGCGGCCAAGcccagcgccagcgcggaGGCCGGTCCCCGCGCCGTGGAGCAGATCTTCTCCGACATCAGGCTCGAGATCAGCGACAACAGCGGCGTCGCGACGCGCGTCGCGACGCGCGCCGAGATCGTGCGCTCCGAGGTCGTGCATGGCCCACGCAACTACCGTCCGCCCAGCGCGGACTTCGACCCCGCTGCCAACTTCCAGGAGATCCTCAGCGCGTCGCCTGTCGTGCTATTCGTGGACTCCGCGCAGGACTCAGAACGgctgcgcgcgctgctgcagcgCGACTACGAGGTGtcgcccgcgcccgcggtCGTCGACCTCGAGAAACACTCGCGCGGTGCACAGCTCGAGACCTACATCCGCTACTACCGCACCAAGCCCGCGTCCGCGACCGCGGTGCCGCGCCAGCCACCCTACCTGTTTGTCAACGGCAACTCCGTGATCAACTCGGACTTCCAGAGCGACATCCAGGACCTGCATGCCCAGAATGAGCTCCTGGCCAAGCTCAAGACTGTGGCCGAGGGCAACGTCATGTTTGCCCGCAACAACGCGCCCTCGAACTCTTAG
- the TGS1 gene encoding RNA methyltransferase (similar to uniprot|Q12052 Saccharomyces cerevisiae YPL157W TGS1 TrimethylGuanosine Synthase), whose protein sequence is MGRLNSSELEHFVHLGKRKYRRERRALKKLFRTNEHRVEPDVKVVDRTIFKYWKNRLTLFSRMRNRDIYMTRELWFSVTPESVAKFVARFIKSCLPEAKVVLDVYCGGGGNTIQLAQYFPKVYGVDNSLDHLYCAYRNAQAYGVEDRVWLKFGDWRVLSRKRRFEKVAVDCVFSSPPWGGPEYLRSEVYDLEAALQPQGLRETLAGLLRISENVVLFLPRNADLSQLSRVTRELLGEQALCKVLYVKQNGYMKGILCFWGARFYNYAGSTAEPSGAAQESSGVAEPCEVAPGADTLDYSVDG, encoded by the coding sequence ATGGGGCGGTTGAATAGCTCAGAGCTGGAACATTTCGTGCATTTGGGCAAGCGCAAGTACAGGCGCGAGCGTCGGgcgctgaaaaagctgttccGGACTAACGAGCACCGGGTCGAGCCTGATGTGAAGGTCGTGGACAGAACGATCTTCAAGTACTGGAAGAACCGTCTGACGCTGTTCTCGCGGATGCGGAACAGAGATATCTACATGACGCGGGAGCTGTGGTTCAGCGTGACGCCCGAGAGCGTAGCTAAGTTTGTGGCGCGATTCATCAAGAGCTGCCTGCCAGAAGCCAAGGTGGTTTTGGACGTGTActgcggcggcggcgggAACACGATCCAGCTCGCACAGTACTTCCCGAAGGTGTACGGCGTTGACAACTCACTGGATCACTTGTACTGCGCGTACCGCAACGCGCAGGCGTATGGAGTGGAGGACCGGGTGTGGCTCAAGTTCGGGGACTGGCGTGTGCTGAGCCGAAAGCGGCGGTTCGAGAAGGTGGCCGTGGATTGCGTGTTCTCGTCGCCGCCGTGGGGCGGACCCGAGTACCTGCGAAGCGAAGTGTACGACCTAGAGGCGGCACTGCAGCCGCAGGGCCTGCGCGAGACGCTGGCCGGGCTGTTGCGGATCAGCGAGAACGTGGTGTTGTTCCTGCCGCGCAACGCAGACCTGTCGCAGCTGTCGCGGGTGACGCGAGAGCTACTGGGCGAGCAGGCACTGTGTAAGGTGCTGTACGTGAAGCAGAACGGTTACATGAAGGGCATTTTGTGTTTCTGGGGCGCGCGCTTCTACAACTACGCCGGCAGCACGGCAGAGCCCAGCGGCGCGGCGCAAGAATCAAGCGGCGTGGCGGAGCCTTGCGAGGTTGCGCCTGGGGCCGATACGCTGGACTACTCGGTGGACGGCTGA
- the AIM44 gene encoding Aim44p (weakly similar to uniprot|Q99299 Saccharomyces cerevisiae YPL158C Hypothetical ORF): MIRTPTRTKTLSFAGPQVDFHFPSPESAPNGSLDNYHMSNHHLLNDAVARSPSQNSSGTSNGVDSAHYSFANISDNTTGVRNAGNGKRSSQAPSWSSGSGSCRRYPVTLAPITNASALARPGDSGAADVRKNDTAAFLRRKRSPEDCALHSISTSAYTIPTADNISFQITFGSSDKSHSLGSLRRSPSFGRRLPSRRTAGSSNNAPVSASLPARAASVKSTQSTLKRSQAVRCKGGLLQFFMQVGVRAKNRIRRWRLAVRKKLFTYKAKRLAKKNKKQTTSHLKRGNGYVSNIQRSISSASLRNSQRKNSDSASKETPATVARSGTLPNPLETPPKTTRKSLRRSPSSIKRAASILTRANSSGTITQGTAEKNNAGENIPRTKLVRSGPSLSLSSIARQPSIVVNNKVIPLTSLNEDTKDFTIEEEDEDEYVIDTDCMKKSVRGYSQSSSGSSNSGKSSDETYHDSLENPTPDESLLPDEKVSRALDAWNHYLRAVVAQRVLMRLQIRRFQESGGDPECQELIDAIISDYEENSSSHCDSDLRSDSTSLTSVSDCEGRVSSSVASDVSVGITGSIFSARPFQQTMKNSVKRSLTLPVGFRV; the protein is encoded by the coding sequence ATGATCAGAACGCCCACACGTACCAAAACGCTGTCTTTCGCGGGCCCGCAGGTAGACTTTCACTTTCCCAGCCCCGAGAGTGCACCCAACGGCAGCCTCGACAACTACCACATGTCCAACCATCACCTCTTGAATGACGCGGTCGCGAGAAGCCCGTCGCAGAACTCCTCGGGCACGTCCAATGGCGTCGACAGTGCGCACTACTCGTTCGCCAACATCTCAGACAACACGACCGGAGTCCGCAACGCAGGCAATGGAAAACGGTCATCGCAGGCGCCGTCATGGTCCAGCGGGTCCGGGTCGTGCCGGCGGTACCCTGTAACGCTAGCGCCTATAACTAATGCCTCTGCACTAGCGCGGCCAGGCGATTCAGGGGCTGCAGATGTCAGGAAAAATGACACAGCTGCGTTCCTACGCCGCAAGCGCTCCCCCGAGGACTGCGCTCTGCACTCTATCTCCACGAGCGCCTACACGATACCTACGGCAGACAACATCTCATTCCAGATCACATTTGGGTCCAGCGACAAGAGCCACTCGCTGGGAAGCCTTAGGAGATCGCCCTCTTTCGGGCGTAGACTGCCCAGCCGCCGCACTGCCGGTAGTAGTAACAACGCTCCCGTATCTGCCAGTCTGCCGGCTAGAGCCGCATCTGTGAAAAGCACACAGTCAACACTTAAAAGGTCACAAGCAGTCCGCTGCAAAGGCGGTCTTCTGCAGTTCTTCATGCAAGTCGGCGTGCGCGCCAAAAACAGGATACGACGCTGGCGGCTCGCAGtgcgcaagaagctcttcacTTACAAGGCCAAAAGGCTGgcaaaaaagaacaaaaagcaAACTACATCACACTTGAAGAGAGGCAACGGCTATGTATCCAACATTCAGCGTTCTATCTCGAGCGCTTCCTTACGAAACAGCCAGCGCAAAAATTCTGACTCAGCGTCGAAAGAGACGCCCGCTACCGTCGCTCGCTCAGGGACTCTACCCAACCCTCTCGAAACACCTCCTAAAACCACCCGGAAGTCCCTACGTCGATCCCCATCCTCCATCAAAAGAGCTGCATCAATACTGACACGCGCGAACTCGTCTGGTACCATCACGCAGGGAACTGCGGAAAAGAACAACGCAGGAGAAAACATTCCAAGAACCAAACTAGTGAGGTCCGGCCCTTCGCTGTCTTTGAGCTCCATCGCTCGCCAGCCCTCCATTGTGGTCAACAACAAGGTGATCCCTCTAACCAGCCTCAATGAAGACACCAAGGATTTCACAATTGAggaggaggacgaggacgagtACGTGATTGACACAGATTGCATGAAGAAAAGTGTCAGAGGCTACAGCCAAAGCAGTagcggcagcagcaacagcgGGAAGTCGTCCGACGAAACGTATCATGATTCCTTGGAAAACCCAACCCCTGACGAGAGCCTTCTGCCAGACGAGAAAGTGTCAAGGGCCTTGGATGCATGGAACCACTATCTGCGGGCAGTAGTGGCGCAGCGTGTCCTAATGAGGCTTCAAATCAgaagatttcaagaatctgGTGGTGACCCCGAGTGCCAGGAGCTCATCGACGCTATCATTTCAGATTACGAGGAGAATTCTTCGAGCCACTGCGACTCTGACCTAAGAAGCGATTCTACGTCGCTGACGTCTGTGAGCGACTGCGAGGGTCGCGTTTCGAGCAGCGTCGCTTCTGATGTATCTGTCGGAATCACCGGTAGCATATTCTCTGCAAGGCCCTTCCAGCAGACCATGAAAAACAGCGTGAAGAGATCTTTAACTCTGCCCGTTGGTTTCCGTGTGTAG
- the MGL2 gene encoding putative carboxylic ester hydrolase (similar to uniprot|Q03649 Saccharomyces cerevisiae YMR210W Hypothetical ORF and weakly similar to YPL095c uniprot|Q02891 Saccharomyces cerevisiae YPL095C Hypothetical ORF and weakly similar to YBR177c uniprot|P38295 Saccharomyces cerevisiae YBR177C EHT1 Possible serine hydrolase, may be involved in lipid metabolism, null mutant slightly temperature sensitive at 37C) has translation MESILHHLPIYSHVRQTRPFEPLKFVGEQSGTSTDLPTLVDKCSPEFSNGAMALFHPLYFNGHLQTLYAAVRTFDKENMVYYKRLVVPCRDGGEATADFRVPPFEKASDYTPPNQTKPLMPRYSFFTPEEERNLGSNDEKPLLIVLHGLTGGSHEAYVRSLVDRITTNYGFEACVLNSRGCSESCITTPQLYNGVWTNDIRDFVVKLRALFPKRKFYLVGFSLGASIATNYLGQEGSNSQIECAAILANPWDLCNASYYMYRTFLGRNLYGNHFSKSLVKMLKDNLSVLKQDPYMAKLYAEKIDSVKTVEEFDNWFTSRMFGFNCSFEYYRYGTSSNRIPLIRTPMLAISASDDPIVGSESLPIREIESNPYTLLIESSKGGHVAWFDAHGERWYEEPLCRFFSGFHSDVALEGLKPDLASVTLPHANKFKGDRLVDATVRDY, from the coding sequence ATGGAGAGCATTCTGCATCATCTTCCCATTTACTCGCATGTGAGGCAAACGAGGCCTTTTGAACCGCTGAAATTCGTTGGAGAACAGAGCGGAACGAGCACAGATCTTCCAACATTAGTGGACAAATGTAGTCCAGAGTTTTCGAACGGAGCAATGGCTTTGTTTCATCCCCTGTACTTCAACGGGCACCTGCAGACGCTGTATGCTGCAGTAAGAACGTTCGATAAAGAGAACATGGTTTACTACAAGCGACTGGTTGTGCCTTGTCGAGACGGGGGGGAAGCGACGGCTGACTTCCGGGTACCTCCCTTTGAGAAGGCATCAGATTACACGCCACCAAATCAGACCAAGCCGCTCATGCCCCGTTACAGCTTTTTCACGCCAGAGGAAGAGCGGAACTTAGGCTCCAACGACGAGAAACCATTGCTCATTGTGCTTCACGGGCTTACAGGTGGGTCCCATGAGGCTTACGTGCGCAGTCTCGTCGATCGGATTACTACTAACTACGGATTTGAAGCATGCGTCTTGAATTCACGTGGATGCAGTGAGTCCTGCATTACGACACCCCAGTTGTATAACGGTGTCTGGACTAATGATATACGCGATTTCGTGGTTAAGCTACGCGCTCTCTTCCCTAAGCGCAAGTTCTACCTCGTGGGCTTTTCTTTGGGGGCTTCTATTGCGACGAACTACTTGGGCCAAGAGGGCTCCAACTCGCAAATTGAGTGTGCTGCCATTCTGGCCAACCCTTGGGATCTATGCAATGCTTCCTACTACATGTATAGAACGTTCCTTGGGCGCAATCTCTACGGCAACcatttttccaagagcCTTGTGAAGATGCTGAAAGACAACTTGTCTGTCTTGAAGCAGGACCCTTACATGGCTAAGCTGTACGCAGAAAAGATTGACAGCGTCAAAACGGTGGAAGAGTTTGACAACTGGTTCACGTCCCGTATGTTCGGGTTTAACTGTTCTTTTGAGTATTACCGATACGGTACCAGTTCCAACAGAATTCCTCTTATCAGGACGCCAATGTTGGCCATTAGCGCCTCTGATGATCCAATTGTTGGTTCGGAGTCACTCCCTATCCGTGAAATTGAATCTAACCCTTACACGTTGTTGATTGAGTCCAGCAAAGGAGGCCATGTTGCTTGGTTCGACGCCCACGGCGAGCGCTGGTACGAAGAGCCATTGTGCAGGTTTTTCAGTGGATTTCATAGTGATGTTGCATTAGAGGGCTTGAAGCCCGATTTGGCATCTGTGACACTACCGCACGCGAACAAATTCAAGGGTGATCGACTAGTCGATGCCACTGTCAGAGACTATTGA
- the KIP2 gene encoding Kip2p (similar to uniprot|P28743 Saccharomyces cerevisiae YPL155C KIP2 Kinesin-related motor protein involved in mitotic spindle positioning) encodes MIHKSPTRKHMSRFCNYPVPQTPVFQTGGGTFSSRRRKSSVTPLTTPLSTTSVRRRSRQSSPSRSSMISSPTRTSSGSSSRGRSAEGLVNLDNVLEGGTTQQCRGTISVSIRLKPSDTNTRSPWYASDDHTIVHNDLGEFWFDKVFSPQTNNYGVYEEIGKPMIDKLFQGYNATIFAYGMTGSGKTFTMSGTRDEAGLILLSVEQIFSQIMKESVNNKSYEVRVSYLEIYNEKIYDLLNYPSAKSPGGTYGSFQSKNVPGAGAELPVRDDARHGVRVVGLTEQQVHSSEDVLRKIELGNSNRRTGETDYNTRSSRSHAIVTIKVTCTELLSGTDTTSTLSLCDLAGSERAAGQHERRKEGAFINKSLLALGTVISKLSAVSGASGGGAATPPPTFGNSHVPYRDSKLTRILQPALSGDSIVTTICTIDTKPDAMSETVNTIRFASRAKNVSMTVKRNEAEATHDKDELLHSLRRQLDEQQDLICELRRAQPPADQSSCEATPLGPSATVLMLRRENETLKKKLQHCERLLDKDDAAVEDEQFVEIVEMLPPAVGALLESKIQGLESQLREHRAYTAQLEQRLSEAEAEARLVTQQARAQAQTLSGDDGTLQRVVREQEEELEELQRSLARKNKMLDALQSAKRLREGALRPLNRGLGAGAGAGLGDGRVAHKSGGVGT; translated from the coding sequence ATGATCCATAAAAGCCCAACCCGCAAACACATGTCAAGATTTTGTAACTATCCCGTCCCTCAGACGCCAGTGTTTCAAACTGGTGGAGGGACATTTTCGAGCAGGCGACGCAAGAGCTCGGTTACTCCGCTAACTACGCCACTTTCAACGACCTCTGTTCGGCGCAGGAGTCGGCAAAGCTCGCCATCACGGTCATCGATGATCTCGTCACCCACGAGGACAAGCTCTGGCTCCAGTAGCCGCGGTCGCTCTGCTGAAGGGCTTGTGAACCTGGATAACGTGCTAGAGGGCGGCACCACGCAGCAGTGTCGTGGAACCATATCGGTGTCGATTCGGCTGAAGCCCTCGGACACGAACACGCGAAGCCCGTGGTATGCCAGCGACGACCACACAATTGTACACAACGACCTGGGCGAGTTCTGGTTCGACAAGGTGTTCTCGCCGCAGACAAACAACTACGGCGTGTACGAGGAGATCGGAAAACCGATGATCGACAAGCTGTTCCAGGGCTACAATGCCACGATATTTGCATACGGGATGACAGGGTCCGGCAAAACATTCACCATGAGCGGGACGCGCGACGAGGCCGGGCTGATCCTGCTATCCGTGGAACAGATCTTCTCCCAGATCATGAAGGAAAGTGTAAACAACAAGTCCTACGAGGTGAGGGTGTCGTACCTCGAAATATACAACGAGAAGATATACGATCTTCTGAACTACCCGAGCGCCAAGAGCCCGGGGGGCACGTACGGGTCATTCCAGTCCAAGAATGTGCCTGGCGCAGGTGCCGAGCTACCGGTGCGCGACGACGCGCGACACGGAGTCCGGGTCGTGGGGCTCACCGAGCAGCAGGTGCACTCGAGCGAAGACGTGCTCCGCAAGATAGAGCTGGGCAACAGCAACCGGCGCACCGGCGAAACGGACTACAACACCCGGAGCTCGCGCTCCCACGCGATCGTCACAATCAAGGTAACCTGCACGGAGCTGCTCAGCGGCACCGACACCACGAGCACGCTCTCACTGTGCGACCTGGCGGGCTCCGAGCGTGCCGCTGGGCAGCACGAGAGGCGGAAAGAGGGCGCGTTTATCAACAAGTCGCTGCTGGCACTGGGCACGGTGATCTCCAAGCTGAGCGCCGTCAGCGGTGCCAgtggcggcggcgctgCGACGCCGCCGCCAACCTTCGGGAACAGCCACGTCCCGTACCGTGACTCGAAGCTGACACGCATTCTACAGCCCGCACTGAGCGGCGACAGCATCGTGACCACGATCTGCACCATCGACACTAAGCCTGACGCGATGTCGGAAACCGTGAATACGATCCGCTTCGCGTCGCGCGCCAAGAATGTGTCCATGACGGTCAAGAGAAACGAGGCCGAGGCGACACACGACAAAGACGAGCTGCTCCACAGCCTGCGCCGCCAGCTGGACGAGCAGCAGGATCTCATCTGCGAGCTCCGCCGCGCGCAACCGCCTGCGGACCAGAGCTCATGCGAGGCGACGCCGCTGGGCCCGTCCGCGACAGTGCTTATGCTGCGGCGCGAAAATGAGacgctcaagaagaagctgcagcacTGCGAGCGGCTGCTGGACAAGGACGACGCGGCGGTCGAAGATGAGCAGTTCGTGGAGATCGTGGAGATGCTCCCGCCCGCGGTCGGGGCGTTGCTGGAAAGTAAGATTCAAGGGTTAGAATCGCAATTACGCGAGCACCGCGCTTACACCGCGCAGCTCGAACAGCGGCTGAGCGAGGCTGAGGCCGAAGCGCGCCTGGTTACTCAGCAGGCACGCGCTCAGGCGCAGACACTGTCTGGGGACGACGGCACGCTTCAACGGGTGGTACGGGAGCAAGaggaggagctggaggagcTACAGCGTAGCCTCGCACGCAAGAACAAGATGCTGGACGCGCTACAGAGCGCGAAGCGACTCCGTGAGGGTGCACTGCGCCCGCTGAACAGAGGCCTGGGTGCCGGCGCTGGCGCAGGGCTTGGCGACGGGCGCGTCGCGCACAAAAGCGGCGGCGTGGGCACGTGA
- the PET20 gene encoding Pet20p (similar to uniprot|Q99373 Saccharomyces cerevisiae YPL159C PET20 Protein required for respiratory growth and stability of the mitochondrial genome), with amino-acid sequence MIVFRGLRPGVRAGRSAIPKLQRCQSSFTFSTNKLLMQKEQLKDEKRKNRRGEAKGEELAAEKDGKKRMASELRGKQRKTDFSWLPKAPSTDHLKHRDVSTTLLYSGYRPFVLNSSEQKQTDSTLYEFAMKLEALGDPLPWISSATGTEFYGEWDNIPADVIKKLRPFQPPTDDPAAKDKEALKLLQKEIVQKEKDKLINRAKGRKKPILKLLQLSKKIGSENGN; translated from the coding sequence ATGATAGTATTTCGCGGGTTGAGGCCCGGCGTGCGAGCAGGAAGGTCTGCGATCCCCAAGCTACAAAGATGTCAGTCATCTTTCACATTCTCTACTAATAAACTGTTGATGCAAAAGGAGCAGTTGAAGGACGAGAAACGGAAAAACCGAAGAGGCGAGGCGAAAGGCGAGGAGCTGGCCGCAGAAAAAGACGGCAAGAAGCGCATGGCCTCAGAACTGCGCGGCAAACAGAGGAAAACTGACTTTTCGTGGCTTCCCAAGGCACCATCTACTGACCACTTGAAGCACCGCGATGTGAGCACGACGCTGCTGTATTCCGGATATAGGCCCTTCGTGCTGAACTCTTCAGAGCAAAAGCAGACGGATAGTACACTGTACGAGTTTGCGATGAAGCTAGAGGCGCTAGGCGATCCGCTTCCTTGGATCTCTTCAGCCACCGGGACCGAGTTTTACGGCGAGTGGGACAACATCCCCGCGGACGTGATCAAGAAACTGAGACCTTTTCAGCCCCCTACGGATGACCCGGCAGCCAAGGACAAGGAGGCACTGAAGCTCCTGCAGAAGGAGATAGtgcaaaaagagaaggacAAGCTGATAAATAGAGCTAAGGGTCGGAAAAAGCCGATTCTGAAGCTCCTGCAGCTAAGCAAGAAAATAGGAAGCGAGAACGGGAACTAA
- the PEP4 gene encoding proteinase A (highly similar to uniprot|P07267 Saccharomyces cerevisiae YPL154C PEP4 Vacuolar aspartyl protease (proteinase A) required for the posttranslational precursor maturation of vacuolar proteinases synthesized as a zymogen self-activates), with protein MHLPSLLSLATLLVASFNSAEAKVHKSKVYKSKQHNDGSELGVMMSVANLHQKYLSQFSKAYPEVDFASHAGSGIGLGAVEQDVLSAMGGHDVPLSNYLNAQYFTEITLGTPPQSFKVILDTGSSNLWVPSDECGSLACFLHSKYSHDASSSYKANGTNFAIQYGSGSLEGYISQDTLSIGDLTIPKQDFAEATSEPGLAFAFGKFDGILGLGYDTIAVDKVVPPVYKAINDGLLDEPRFAFYLNNADDSEESTGEVTFGGIDSSKYKGNITWLPVRRKAYWEVKFDGIGLGDEYAELEGTGAAIDTGTSLIALPSGLAEVLNAEIGAKKGWSGQYTVDCESRDQLPDLTFTFNGKNFTISAYDYTLEVSGSCISAFTPMDFPEPVGPLAIIGDAFLRKFYSVYDLGNNAVGLAQAV; from the coding sequence ATGCATTTGCCATCATTACTATCATTGGCCACTTTGCTAGTGGCGAGTTTCAACTCCGCAGAAGCTAAGGTGCACAAGTCGAAGGTGTACAAAAGCAAGCAACATAATGACGGCAGCGAACTTGGCGTCATGATGAGCGTTGCCAATCTGCACCAGAAGTACCTGTCGCAGTTTTCCAAGGCGTACCCTGAGGTTGACTTTGCTTCCCACGCAGGAAGCGGCATCGGGTTGGGTGCTGTGGAGCAAGATGTCCTTTCTGCGATGGGAGGTCACGATGTTCCCCTGTCAAACTACTTGAATGCGCAGTACTTCACTGAGATTACACTGGGAACACCTCCtcagagcttcaaagtaaTCCTTGACACAGGGTCGTCGAACTTGTGGGTTCCAAGTGACGAGTGTGGATCGTTGGCTTGCTTCTTGCACTCCAAGTACAGCCACGACGCGTCGTCGTCTTACAAGGCCAATGGTACTAACTTTGCCATCCAGTATGGCTCAGGCTCCCTGGAGGGCTACATTTCACAGGACACCCTGAGCATCGGTGACCTAACCATCCCTAAGCAGGACTTTGCGGAGGCGACATCGGAGCCAGGGCTGGCTTTTGCCTTTGGCAAGTTCGACGGTATTCTGGGTTTAGGCTACGACACAATTGCCGTCGACAAAGTGGTTCCTCCTGTCTACAAGGCCATCAACGATGGATTGTTAGACGAGCCTAGATTTGCTTTCTACCTCAACAACGCCGACGACTCGGAGGAATCCACCGGCGAGGTCACTTTCGGAGGCATCGACAGCTCCAAGTACAAGGGCAACATCACGTGGCTGCCTGTGCGCCGCAAGGCCTACTGGGAGGTCAAGTTCGACGGTATTGGGCTCGGTGACGAGTACGCTGAGCTCGAAGGCACTGGTGCCGCCATCGACACGGGTACCTCTCTGATTGCGCTGCCATCTGGGTTGGCTGAAGTTTTGAACGCTGAGATCGGCGCCAAGAAGGGCTGGTCAGGGCAATACACTGTGGACTGTGAGTCGAGAGACCAGCTCCCAGACTTGACCTTCACCTTCAACGGCAAGAACTTTACCATCTCGGCCTACGACTACACTTTGGAGGTGTCCGGCTCTTGTATTTCTGCCTTCACTCCTATGGACTTCCCCGAGCCTGTGGGACCTCTCGCCATTATCGGTGACGCCTTCTTGCGCAAGTTCTATTCCGTATACGACTTGGGCAACAACGCGGTTGGCTTGGCCCAGGCCGTTTAG
- a CDS encoding KLTH0D11418p (conserved hypothetical protein): MQDAVSVEMMGTDLDQTLSEHFTEEEQFWLYARDQDYDLDTCLELCDHVQLLNEDILTNNVEQRPEIVRAELDFAKFESREKSGSVDYQTA, translated from the coding sequence ATGCAAGATGCGGTATCCGTTGAGATGATGGGCACGGATCTTGACCAAACGCTATCGGAACACTTCACAGAGGAGGAGCAATTCTGGTTGTACGCTAGAGATCAAGACTATGACCTTGACACGTGCTTGGAACTATGCGATCATGTGCAGTTGCTCAATGAGGATATCTTGACTAATAACGTTGAACAGCGGCCTGAGATCGTGCGAGCAGAGCTGGACTTTGCGAAATTCGAAAGCAGGGAAAAGTCAGGCTCCGTCGACTACCAAACAGCATAG